In Calonectris borealis chromosome 29, bCalBor7.hap1.2, whole genome shotgun sequence, one genomic interval encodes:
- the HJV gene encoding LOW QUALITY PROTEIN: hemojuvelin (The sequence of the model RefSeq protein was modified relative to this genomic sequence to represent the inferred CDS: deleted 3 bases in 2 codons; substituted 1 base at 1 genomic stop codon), with translation MTHPSTACMVHAAGELTSGSEQERRGNGGVLQPLSAPWPLQVGFREPGRHGLAFINPWGDRPPLADLFQHPSSALGGEEDGAKVAREEEQGLRCPAVGSAPRASGWAFRTSTLDFIRLRGHGGAQDXGWHFPSSSHGSLWLSLGVELVTRTSQPVCPPGKELPALGASSSPEEADAGDLLNEAKTSQRVSNPPGSAWIGMGKPACSKSPGQLENPGFFLRALFLLLFCRHVFSQCKILRCNSEYVAATLNLRGSNRNAAYCNALRSYSHCTRKTARTCRGDLAYHSAVHGIEDLMIQNNCSKEGPTSPPRPRPPAPNHQGFESLDICNYEKSFLYKHGQPPSYQHCAAFGDPHIRTFHDDFHTCRVEGSWPLLDNDYLFVQATSSPVAKGSNATVTSKLTIIFKNMKECIDQKVYQAEIDNLPAAFEDGSVNGGERPGGSSLAIRERSPGRHVEIRAEYIGTTIAVRQAGRQLSFSIRAAEEVARAFTEEQDLQLCVGGCPRSQRISRSECCRGRVAAETARALCKEMLPVEDVYFQSCVFDVVTSGDANFTMAAHGALEDARVFLPNAEKLHIFQAGAGCPRVSSSFLPLLLLTSGLRAVLLHF, from the exons ATGACCcaccccagcactgcctgcaTGGTTCACGCTGCAGGAGAGCTCACGTCGGGGtcagagcaggagaggagagg GAATGGGGGGGTTCTGCAGCCGCTCTCTGCACCCTGGCCCCTGCAGGTGGGCTTTCGGGAACCCGGCCGGCACGGCCTGGCGTTCATCAACCCCTGGGGAGACCGGCCACCTTTG GCGGATCTATTTCAACACCCAtcctctgccctggggggggAAGAGGACGGAGCAAAGGTAGCCCGGGAGGAAGAGCAGGGACTGCGGTGCCCTGCCGTGGGGTCTGCTCCCCGTGCCTCCGGCTGGGCTTTCCGCACCAGCACCCTGGATTTTATCCGGCTGCGAGGCCATGGAGGTGCCCAGGACTGAGGTTGGCATTTTCCCAGC TCATCCCATGGATCTCTCTGGCTGTCACTTGGGGTAGAGCTG GTGACAAGGACAAGCCAGCCCGTGTGTCCACCAGGGAAGGAGCTCCCTGCACTGGGAGCCAGCTCGTCTCCGGAGGAGGCTGATGCAG GGGACCTGCTGAATGAAGCCAAGACAAGCCAGCGGGTGAGCAACCCCCCAGGCTCTGCATGGATTGGAATGGGGAAACCTGCCTGCAGTAAGAGCCCAGGGCAGCTGGAAAACCCCGGCTTCTTCCTTCGAgcgctcttcctcctcctcttctgcaggcatG TTTTTTCCCAGTGCAAGATCCTGCGCTGCAACTCGGAATACGTGGCTGCCACCCTCAACCTGCGTGGCTCCAACAGGAACGCGGCGTACTGCAACGCCCTCCGCTCCTACTCCCACTGCACCCGCAAGACGGCTCGCACGTGCCGGGGCGACCTGGCCTACCACTCCGCCGTCCACGGCATCGAGGACCTCATGATCCAGAACAACTGCTCCAAAGAGGGTCCCACATCACCGCCCCgaccccggcccccggcccccaacCATCAGGGCTTCGAGTCTCTCGATATCTGCAACTACGAGAAGAGTTTTCTCTACAAGCACGGCCAGCCCCCCAGCTACCAGCACTGCGCAGCTTTCGGGGACCCCCATATCCGCACTTTCCATGATGACTTCCACACTTGCCGAGTGGAGGGCTCCTGGCCTCTCTTGGACAATGACTACTTGTTTGTGCAAGCAACCAGCTCTCCGGTGGCGAAGGGGTCCAACGCTACGGTCACTAGCAAG ctcacCATCATCTTCAAGAACATGAAGGAATGCATCGACCAGAAGGTCTACCAGGCTGAGATAGACAACCTCCCGGCAGCCTTCGAGGACGGCTCGGTGAACGGAGGCGAGAGGCCGGGCGGGAGCAGCTTGGCTATCCGGGAGCGCAGCCCTGGGCGACACGTGGAGATCCGTGCGGAGTACATCGGCACCACCATCGCCGTCCGTCAGGCCGGCCGCCAGCTCTCCTTCTCCATCCGGGCAGCCGAGGAGGTGGCACGCGCCTTCACGGAGGAGCAAGACCTGCAGCTCTGCGTGGGCGGCTGCCCCCGCAGCCAGCGCATCTCCCGCAGCGAGTGCTGCCGTGGCCGCGTGGCGGCCGAGACGGCTCGGGCGCTCTGCAAGGAGATGCTGCCCGTGGAGGACGTCTACTTCCAGTCGTGTGTCTTCGACGTGGTGACCTCGGGGGATGCCAACTTCACGATGGCGGCTCATGGAGCCCTGGAGGATGCCAGGGTCTTCCTTCCCAACGCTGAGAAACTGCACATCTTCCAGGCTGGGGCAGGCTGCCCGCGcgtctcttcttccttcctccccctcctcctcctcacctctgGTCTTCGGGCTGTTTTGTTGCACTTTTAA